The genomic region AAGACTTCACGAGCAACATGATCCTTCAGTCTGTCTTGATTTTATGTTATGGTGATTGCACATGTTAAAAGATTCACATAACCCATAATATGAGGTTCCCTAGTCCTCAACTGTATCTACCAGAAACCAAAATATCACAGctaaatgtggtgtagtttttaaATCAGAGTCACTAATATTCCTGACCCCCTCAATGCTTGCTCTGCCAACAGGGGGAATATGACAGCATGGCTCATCTCAAAACATCTGTGGGGACTGCAATGTGAAGTcagtcttcaaaaaaaaaaaaaaaaaaaaaatgaaagcatgTATGGTCATCTGACATTTCTGgccttacaataaaataaataaaattattacatCTTTGCCATAGCTAATCTTAATGGAGGCAACATTTCCCACTCCTCAGGTTCATAATATGAACAAATAAGCAAAACTCAGCCAACTATACTGACaaatttaatgttcatgttgccAGAAAAACTTCACATCACTGATAAAAttacagaacccccccccccccccaaaaaacaaacaaacaaactaggtTCACATTAATGATGAAAATTGACAGATTGGATGTACTGGGTTTACAACAGCTGATAAGAGGCATCTGGTTTTCTTGCGCATTTGACAGTCCTGATATCAGTTTTAAAAATGACTTTCTGTGCAGTACAGTGTGGAATATCCGAGAAAATGGTCCAACGGTGCCTCACAAAAATGAATAACTTAACTTTGTCGTCTCCTGTCCAACTGTCAATGATTCTGTAGGCAAGAAGTGACAACCACCTGCTCAGTCAGCCGTTTCCAATCAGGGATTAAAGTGGGCTGAAACCATTTCTGTGGAAGGGCGACTTCTCTCTCAGATATGTGAAAATTCAATTTGACTGTAAAAGCAAGACTGCTTCCATTTGCACAAACTGCAGACTCAAGGTCACTCCTGGTCAGTCCTGGCTTTTCTCTGCATTGACAAGACATGAGTCATTCTTTCACACACAAAGCTCCCTGCTCTAACTACGAGGATGATGAAGAGAAGGCTTTGAGGAGTAGGTCAGCGGCCAGGCCTGGCGAGATGGCTCCTCTGGTCACCTGCTTCTCGAGGTGAGGTAGTGACTCTTTTACATGGGGGTGACTCTGGAAATAACACAGGACGTTCTCTTGGATTAAACTCCACATCCAAACCTTCTGTTGGGAGCGGCGGCGGCCTTGCAGTTCACTGCTGGTTAACATGACATCACGGTATGATTCCATCTTGGCCCAAACTTCTGGGATGCCCTCACTGGTGTATGAGGAGGCACGCAGTACCTGAGGAGGGATTTGGGTGGAGTCGGGACAGAGTTGGGGGAGGGAGATTATGGGATGCATGTATGAAATCAGACAACGGTTGCTTTAGTAACCAGGCTGCAGTCAGGACAATCCACCCTGAGGACAAGGGCACTTCAAGATATTGACTGTTACAAAAGAAATCCTACGCTTTGAAAGCTTCAgcaaattgttttgtgtgaatgaCAACTGTTTTTTTGCGTAGGTCCTGAGGAACCATAGTACGGCTGTATATTTTTTCTTCCCCTGTACTACAAACAGTTACAAGTCAGAAGACACTTAAGTCTAATGTGATTCATCAGGAGTCGGTAGCAATGGAAATGTGAAATACTATAGATTGCCAGGAAATGATTAAGAACTACTTCcctaacaaaaataaatttaaaaaatcctCAAAACTTAACGCTAATTTAAAAATGCATgcctgtaaacacacacacacacacacacacacacacacacacacacacacacacacacacacacacacacacacacacacacacacacacacacacacacacacacactgtgtagaACCATTAGGTAGTGGAAGCTAATGGGgttccaaataaataaagaataaagaggTGCACTGATATATTTTAGATTGGTAGTGGCCCAATAGTGGCCAAAATTATTGGATTGGATATCAGAAATTTGAAAGAAGGAGAATGTACGGGTTGCTGTTGGGCAGCACTCGTGCTCCTGGATAATTATGTTTTTCTTTAAGGGGAGTAGAAAGTAGATTTGTTTCATAATCTGAGTTGACTTTTTGTTAGGTTAGATACATACATCCAGACAGATGTATTTATTAAACTATTTTGTCAGttaactgctttgctttaaagagATTAATACCCATTTGGCTGCAACCTGTGTCGCTAAAAGTATTTCTGCACTTAAAGTTTATTTGAGAAACACAAAGCCTGTTTTGCAATTTACACACTTGTCTAGAATTAACTAGGTTTGTTTGTCTCCTAAAAGTCTTATTCTCAATAAGCAAGGAGTAATTACTTATATTTAGTTTCAAGTACGAGCATAAACTCTTTTGATGACCCTCTAAAATTTTTCAAGAGATGACCTGTGACGTGGAGACCCATAATTTAAGACCAGCGCAAGATAACAAAAGGGGTACTGATGCAGACGAAAAACTCCAAGAGAACTTCACAGTCACAGGCAGCAGAGGGCAGGAGACGGTAAGGAAACAGAGAAGAGGAACAGATGAGCAAAGTGGCCTTTAATGCAACTGTGCAGGCGATTAGTCAGCAAAATCCATGACACAGCAGTTGTGTACTCAGAGCAGCAGCAGGTATGATGGCGACAGGGTTTGGCAGCGTGCCCGGTGGACAGATGCTGCATTGGACTGGGAAAATTAAGCGACAGGGCCAAGCAGGTGGGTGAGTTGGAACATGCAAAGAAAGGGAAGACACAGCAGAACTGAATTCATGACGGTATGACATCATCACCTACATCCTCCTCCACCCTCCTTCTGGCTGCTGACCAGTGTGTTGCATATGTAGGAGCAACATGCAGTCGTAGCACTGTTGCTGCTTCCAAGACGGTCCATTATCGTTTTAACATCCACTGAGATCACGGTTTCATTGTCATTTGTCCGTTTCTTTGTTTGTCTACCAGCAGAACATCTCCAAAGGACATCAACAAATTTCAATGAAATATAAAGTCAAAGTCAGCCTTGTGTCAAGGAAGAAGGAATTAAATTTTGATGCACACTCAGATCAAGGAATAGGTCTTCGTTTGATCCTTATACTTCCTTTAATCTTGTACCTCCTGTTTCTTTGGTCTTGTAATCAGTCCTACTGATAACTTAAACAATCAGGATCTAagcaagacagacaaacaggcaggcaAATGCTAAAAATGTTTCTTTCATCCCAATGTCTTTGATCCTGTAATTAGGAGTACTGATAAGTTAAGCAATCAAAGATCAGGATATGCCCCTTGATTGTGATTACATAAAGTCAGCCAAATGACAAAAATATCCTCAGATTCCTTTGAGCCTATATTAAGGACTGCTGATGAATGAAGCAATCGAGATCAAAGGATGCATCCTTATCTTTTATCTTGATTACAGTATTAAagaaagacaaatgtacaaatgataTAAATCTTTTTGGAGAGAGCCCTTTGAACCAGATTCCTTTGATTTTGTAATCACGACTGCTGATAACTCCTCCTGATCTTCAATTTGCTTGATTGAAGTTAAAGCAAGACAAACAGAGAGAGTCAAATGATGAAAACCTTGTTGAAGAGGTTTCTATGATCCTGATTCCTTTTACCCCACGATCAGTAATGCTAATGtgttaatcaggatcaaagatgagccaTTATAATCAAAAGGTAAGTGTTTAGGATCAAAGACAAGTGATTAGAATCAAAGCTCAACAATTGGGATGCAAGTTCAAGGGACTATCCCtcttacacaaaaaaataaagagaaaagGATAAACACAGATTTAAACAGAGGACTGTTTGTCATTGGCAGAGGTATGAACTCCATGAGTGCTATTCTAGTTTAGTGCATGAGAGGCTAAAGCATTACAATCAATCACAAtacccccctccccacccccaaTGTGATATTGATGAGCAATAAGCACACATGCTTATAATTCACAAccttacacacaaacacacaccttaGGGTTCCAGGACTTGGATGTTTTCCTGAGCAATTTGAGTGCGCTGGTATATTCAGTCTGGATCCTCCTGGCTGGTACCACCAGATCACCATCCGATTTCGTCACCACCACCAAGTCGGCCCTCTCAATGATGCCCCTCTTGATTCCCTGGTGAAAAAAATGCATGAGAGAGAGATATCTCaacagagacaaacacaaaaACTGACTGAGGCACAGAGTCACAGGCAGAACCAGCAGGGTGACCAAGACGGAAAGGACCACTCCTGAGATTTCGATTACCTAGTTAGTTTGTTTAGCTTTTTCACTCACACTCACAAAATGCAATCTTGAAAATCATTTGCTTCTACCCTGCACAAGAACAGGTGTTGTGCGTATGTTAATATAGGGACAATTTAAACTAATTCAATATTGGAATGATTATAAGTGTAATCAAATTCTCAACATACTCTGTAAAAATGATCTGAACACACAACTGAGTGTTTTGTCAGCTTCACGTTCTTCAGAACAGTAAGTTAAAGATACTACCTTTGTTCTGACAGTTCCTAACATTTGTTTCTGTtgtgaaataattaatttgttgAAAATACCAGCAATTTCAGATACACGATTGTTACGCATATGTCACACGAATATTAATTAAAGCAATTTGTATGCTCTTTTAAGGGCACCGAGCTACTTCTGTTAAAAGTTACAAAAATTAAAACTAATGTGATTTGAACTGTTTAATGCTGGACCATAATCACCATTATTTCTTAATGATGAGCAGTTAGGCTAATTGATTAATTAAACTGGCTAATTACTGCATTAATTCACATACATGATTTACGGACGTACTTGCATATATATGCAAATAAGATATGAATATTAATTATACtataaacacataaaaaaagcaaTTCCTTCCTCATAATATTTAAGTATCTGCTtcaagtacagtgaggaaaataagtaacaccctgcggttttgcaagttctcccacttagaaatcatggaggggtctgaaattttcatcttaggtgcatgtccactatgagagacataatctaaaaaaaaaaaatccggaaatcacaatgtacgatttttttaaataatttgtatgttactgctgcaaataagtatttgaacacctaccaaccagcaatcattctggctcacacagacctgttaatttttctttaagaagccctcttgttctgcaatctttacctgtattaattgcacctgtctgAACATGTTACCTGtatgaaagacacctgttcatacactcaatcaatcacactccaacctgtccagcacagccaagaccaaagagctgtctaaggacaccagggacaaaactgtagacctgcacaaggctgggatggactacaggacaacaggcaagcagcttggtagaagacaacaactgttatgattatttattagaaagtggaagaaacacaatctcccttggtctgggattccatgcaagatctcactttgtggggtaaggatgattctgagaaagctcagaactacacaggaggacctggtcaatgacctgaagagagctgggaccacagtcacaaagattacattagtaacacatgatgctgtcatggtttaaaatcctgcagggcagcaaggtccccctgctcaagccagcgcatgtccaggcccgtttgaagttcaccagtcaccatctggatgatccagaggaggcatgggagaaggtcatgtggtcagatgagaccagaatagagctttttggaatcatctccacttaccatgtttagaggatgagaacaaccccaagaaaaccatcccaaccgtgaagcatgggtgtggaaacatcatactctggaggtgctcttctgcaaaggggacaggacgactgcaccgtattgaagggaggatggatggggtcatgtattgtgagattttggcaaacaacctccttccctcagtaagagcattgaagatgggtcatggctgggtcttccagcatgacaatgaccccaaacacacagccagggcaactaaggaggggctctgtaagaagtatttcaaggtcctggagtggcctggccagtctccagacctgaactcaatagaaaatctttggagggagctgaaactccaaacctgaaagatctaaagATAATTTGTATGGAGgaatgaaccaaaatccctgctgcagtgtgcaaacctggtgaaaaactacaggaaacgtgtgacctctgtaattgcaaacaaaggctactgtaccaaatattaacactgattttcacaggtgttcaaatacttatttgcagcagtaacatacaaataaatcattaaaaaaaatcatacattgtgttttccggatttttttttttttttttagattatgtctctcatagtggacatgcacccaagatgaaaatttcagacccctccatgatttctaagtgggagaacttgcaaaatcgcagggtgttcaaatatttattttcctgtaGATTCAAAATGCAAGCACtactgcctcacagtaagaaggcactgggatcgcttcccacccagtcatttctgtgtgggttccctctgggtgttctgACTCCCTCCCTCTTCCGAAGACTTCCAGGTTAGTTGAACTGGAAACTttgaattgactgtaggtgtgtgtgaatgtgtttgtctgtctataagtGGCCTTGCGATAGACTCgtgtccagtccagggtgtaccccaccactTGCCCAGTAActcctgggatgggctccagcttccccgtgacccttaattgtagtaagcgggtacagaaaatgactGACCAAACCACATCCTCTAACAGTAAACACACTAGATTCTGTAACGTAACAGTCGAATTTGTGACACTGTGAGTATATTGAGGCACCGGAACCAAAACCAAAAGATATGCTCAAATATACATATTTAAAGACTGATGCACCCAGGGTACATGTATTCACAATGCTGAACAGTCTACAGACAGAAGCACCAAAGCAATGTGCAATCATTTTCAGTTAACTGTGTAAAATATGAACCATTATTTAAATGAAAGACACCTAACAAATTCTTCCTCAATTCTCTCACCTGGAGTTCATCACCACCTGCTGGTGGAATTAGCAACACAAACATGTCAACCATGTCAGCCACTGCAAACTCTGACTGCCCCACTCCTGGAAATAACACATTTAAGACACATTTAAGGTGACAAACAACATGCCACAAACTTTTTGGGTCATTACCGAGACTAAATTATTAATGACCCCAAAGCTTGAAGGTGTGATGAATTCACTGATTAACTTGctatatacaacctttgacaCAATGAATAGTGAATAACAACTGAAATAAATGATCTTTAAGTATTACTTCAAGTGCTTTTACATAGAAATTAAAAACTATTCTAATTCACTTCACATATATACAGCTTAGTAACATGAAACGTGTAGAGTTGGTTAAAACTGAGTTTGAAGGGTTTTATCAAAAATGTTGGTAAATTTATGGCCTCaactgcatatttgaaaaaaaGTCACCTTCTTACCCACAGTCTCTACAAGAACGATGTCATAACCAGCCccctcacacagaacaatggCCTCATTGGTTGTTCGAGTGACTCCACCTAGTGTACCAGAAGTTGGAGACGGTCTGATGAAAGCATTCATGTCCCTGGAGAGTTCAGTCATACGAGTCTTATCACCCATCAAAGACCCTAGAACAGATGTTTCAGATGATGGGACAAAATTGATTCATGACTGTAAAAGTGTTGCTCCATGTTTTCTAATACAGTAATTAGCTGGGTAGCCTAATTAATCCACAGCATAAAAACATCAATAATAACTAAATGAAAAGCACCACTGCACAACACATTAAAGCCTGTCATGTAACTTTGCTGACCAATGTACAGCAGTAATCCGAGCAATAACTGAGCATCAGTATCATGACAAGGTGACAATATGTGTCGCTACCTCCTGTAGTGCAGGACGACGGGTCGACAGCCAGCACTGACACTTTATGTCCGCGTCTTGTTAACATTTTCCCCATCACTTCGATGAAAGATGACTTCCCTGCTCCTGGCGGACCAGACAGTCctgagaaatcagcaaaaggataaAAACCAAGATTTGATGGAAGAATCATCTCTGTGTCACAAGGTCAAACATCCATCCACACTTTTGAAATTAAAATCTGTGATAATCACCCAGTTTCCTATTAATCTTTTAGCCAGGTGTCCAGAGCATCtgtgtgtacaaaaaaaaaaaaaaaaagccttgaaCCGTGTTCGGAGGACTTCCTCTCAATACCCCATAACTAATCTGTAAACCTTACGGTTAAACCAATCAAGCACCCTGGTCACAAAGAAAAAAGTCAATGGACCATATTTAAACAAGAGTTATTTAACTAAGATAAACATGTCAACCATTCTGGTTTAAGCTCCACCAGTCAGAACCTTTGCTGCGTCAACTCTTAGTAAAAATATTTGAGATTTTTGGTGATACTGCCAAAAACCTCTGCAGTTGataaaggtgtgagggaagaTTTGAGTGTGTAATTCAGTTAATATAAATGGGTTACAGAATACGCACTACAGTAATTTTCATTCAATTTAAAATATTTTCAGCTCAACAACTGTTTGAGGCCAGAGGAAACATCTTAATGCTGCCCAAAATTCAACAGTTCTGCATATTCCCTCATGACAGAACCCTGAATGCTGCCTGGGACCACACTGAAGTCATCAATGTTGAGAGGCAGAAGGATTTCATCTCTGAAGGCACTCATGGTTCATGGCTTAGTATGTATGGTGTTGATGACACGGAGGGTAGACACAGAGAGGCATCTATGAGCAAGTGACACTCCCATCTGTGATGTAGTGACCTTTGACCTGCTTAAAGGAATTAAAGCAGTGAATTACTCCAAACCTACTCTTTTACCTGCTGTAATCAGAGCAAGTGGTGGCTCAGTTCTGACAGTGAACTCTACTACACTGTTTGATCAGTCGAATAGGGCTAATCCTCCTGCCAGGATTTTGGACACCTCTGGTAC from Thalassophryne amazonica chromosome 15, fThaAma1.1, whole genome shotgun sequence harbors:
- the mmaa gene encoding methylmalonic aciduria type A protein, mitochondrial, whose amino-acid sequence is MTHMCCKMGRFGFSLLCHSSSFLSSYTVHPVFRTCCLRRGLFVGSATCRQSTMLFQHCQHRGDGRTKSLSHHVQDLTEAEQRLLNKLYEGLIGGQRASLAESITLVETQHPRKKELAQVLLQRVLAYKRDQEDRNGGKPVAFRVGLSGPPGAGKSSFIEVMGKMLTRRGHKVSVLAVDPSSCTTGGSLMGDKTRMTELSRDMNAFIRPSPTSGTLGGVTRTTNEAIVLCEGAGYDIVLVETVGVGQSEFAVADMVDMFVLLIPPAGGDELQGIKRGIIERADLVVVTKSDGDLVVPARRIQTEYTSALKLLRKTSKSWNPKVLRASSYTSEGIPEVWAKMESYRDVMLTSSELQGRRRSQQKVWMWSLIQENVLCYFQSHPHVKESLPHLEKQVTRGAISPGLAADLLLKAFSSSSS